The following are from one region of the Simiduia agarivorans SA1 = DSM 21679 genome:
- a CDS encoding DUF4040 domain-containing protein encodes MIDIVIDFTLLSFLVITAIAIVRMTNLFAIVMLFGIFSLLSAGLFVVMDAPDVAFTEAAVGAGISTVLMLATLALTKHAEKPSFEEAPRGHKPWLPLLVVTVTGAALVYGTWDIPGFGAPDAPAQTHVAQYYIENAMKDTGVPNIVTAVLASYRGFDTLGEVTVIFTAAVAVLLLIGGRRSTPPSRSKAEGTSDEA; translated from the coding sequence ATGATTGATATTGTCATCGATTTTACCCTGCTTTCTTTTCTCGTCATTACCGCCATTGCCATCGTGCGCATGACAAACCTGTTCGCCATTGTCATGCTGTTCGGGATATTCAGCCTGCTTTCCGCGGGCCTGTTTGTGGTGATGGATGCACCCGATGTGGCCTTTACCGAAGCCGCCGTGGGCGCCGGCATTTCCACGGTGTTGATGCTGGCCACACTGGCCCTGACCAAACACGCGGAAAAGCCCAGCTTTGAGGAAGCGCCGCGCGGCCACAAGCCCTGGCTGCCTTTGTTGGTGGTGACGGTTACCGGCGCTGCACTGGTGTACGGCACCTGGGATATTCCCGGCTTTGGCGCCCCCGACGCACCAGCGCAAACCCACGTTGCCCAGTACTACATTGAAAACGCCATGAAGGACACCGGCGTGCCCAACATCGTCACCGCCGTGCTCGCGAGTTATCGCGGTTTCGATACCCTGGGAGAAGTGACGGTGATTTTTACTGCCGCGGTTGCGGTGCTTCTGTTAATTGGCGGCCGGCGGTCGACCCCGCCCTC
- the mnhG gene encoding monovalent cation/H(+) antiporter subunit G codes for MIIDILSWILLLTGGALGILGGIGIHRFPDFYTRLHAGGITDTLCAMLILTGLALQAGWSLAAFKLGMIFMFLFFTSPTASHALASAAMHSGLKPRLEGDEPAGVPHHD; via the coding sequence GTGATCATCGACATTCTGAGTTGGATTCTCCTGTTGACCGGTGGCGCGCTTGGCATCCTCGGCGGCATCGGAATCCACCGTTTTCCTGATTTTTACACACGCCTGCATGCCGGCGGTATTACCGATACCTTGTGCGCCATGTTGATCCTTACCGGTCTGGCATTGCAGGCGGGTTGGAGTCTCGCGGCATTTAAACTGGGCATGATTTTTATGTTCCTGTTTTTTACCAGCCCGACTGCGTCCCATGCTCTGGCCAGCGCAGCAATGCATAGCGGCCTGAAACCAAGGCTGGAAGGCGACGAGCCGGCGGGAGTTCCTCACCATGATTGA
- a CDS encoding monovalent cation/H+ antiporter complex subunit F — MFIAVTLAILVTIGLALARALAGPTTYDRIAAANMFGTKTVLLIAVLAFLSDRADLLDIALVYALINFIGVIAALKLVTRGNFHGSSDKDSGII; from the coding sequence ATGTTCATTGCCGTCACCTTAGCAATTCTCGTTACCATCGGCCTGGCGCTTGCGCGCGCATTGGCCGGGCCCACCACCTACGACCGTATTGCCGCCGCCAACATGTTTGGCACCAAAACCGTGCTGTTGATCGCCGTGCTTGCATTTCTGTCCGACCGCGCCGATTTGCTGGATATCGCGCTGGTTTATGCGCTCATCAACTTTATCGGCGTGATTGCGGCGCTTAAATTGGTCACCCGGGGTAATTTTCACGGCTCCAGCGACAAAGACAGCGGAATCATTTAA
- a CDS encoding Na+/H+ antiporter subunit E, which produces MKSYSYIVLLFIFWILLSGHLEPLLLVLGAASIALTAFLAQRMNVIDHESYPIHLTTKFPGFYLYLLKKILIANYNVVRRILGWRGAKISPQLIEIPQPLASDLAAVMYANSITLTPGTVTIGFSKEKLTIHALSDAAAEDIGSGEMAEEISKREFN; this is translated from the coding sequence ATGAAGTCTTACAGCTACATCGTACTACTGTTTATTTTCTGGATTCTCCTGTCGGGGCATCTGGAACCTTTACTGTTGGTGCTGGGTGCAGCCTCCATCGCGCTCACCGCGTTCCTGGCACAGCGGATGAACGTGATCGATCACGAAAGCTACCCGATCCATCTGACGACGAAATTTCCGGGCTTTTATCTTTATCTGTTAAAAAAAATCCTCATCGCCAACTACAATGTGGTCCGGCGAATCCTGGGATGGCGCGGCGCAAAGATCAGCCCGCAATTGATTGAAATCCCCCAGCCGCTGGCTTCCGATCTCGCAGCGGTGATGTATGCCAATTCTATTACGCTGACTCCCGGCACCGTTACCATCGGCTTTTCCAAAGAAAAACTGACCATTCATGCCCTCAGCGATGCCGCTGCCGAAGACATCGGCTCCGGCGAAATGGCGGAGGAAATTTCCAAGCGGGAATTCAACTAA